In Stenotrophomonas sp. 610A2, one DNA window encodes the following:
- a CDS encoding alpha/beta hydrolase, which yields MIRLKPLLQLAFAAFVGLLPATVLAATDGEPAATSPDRIALWPQGMAPGDKPLAQAQRIVERSSDPALPDRYTDHVSAPYLVAYRPAKPNGSALLVIPGGGYQRVVLDKEGTALVPALVEQGGVTLFVLRYRLPGEGRTDREAALADAQRALRLIRHRAKEWGLDPQRIGTMGFSAGGHLAARLGNGFDRNVYPHGDAIDAESARPDFQLLMYPVITMRGDDVHTGSRDRLLGSAPNDELLQQYSMQLQVRADTPPTFLLHAADDEVVPVGNSLLFYNSLRSAKVSSEMHLFPHGGHGFGTRGTVGLTTAAWPQLALSWMASQQPIQPKPSL from the coding sequence ATGATCCGTTTGAAACCCTTGCTGCAACTGGCTTTCGCCGCTTTTGTCGGATTGCTCCCGGCAACCGTATTGGCCGCCACCGATGGTGAACCCGCAGCGACGTCACCCGACCGTATCGCGCTATGGCCGCAGGGCATGGCACCGGGGGACAAGCCGCTGGCACAAGCACAGCGCATCGTCGAACGCAGCAGCGACCCCGCCTTGCCTGACCGCTATACCGACCATGTCAGCGCGCCGTATCTGGTGGCGTATCGTCCGGCCAAGCCCAATGGCAGCGCCTTGCTGGTGATCCCCGGCGGCGGCTACCAGCGCGTCGTGCTGGACAAGGAAGGCACGGCACTGGTGCCGGCACTGGTGGAGCAGGGTGGAGTAACCCTGTTCGTGTTGCGCTACCGGCTACCCGGCGAAGGCCGTACCGACCGTGAAGCGGCACTCGCCGATGCGCAGCGTGCATTGCGGCTGATCCGCCACCGCGCCAAGGAATGGGGCCTGGACCCGCAGCGCATCGGCACGATGGGTTTCTCCGCCGGCGGACATCTGGCTGCGCGGCTGGGCAATGGCTTTGACCGCAATGTCTATCCACACGGCGACGCAATCGATGCTGAGAGCGCACGTCCCGACTTCCAATTGCTGATGTACCCGGTCATCACGATGCGCGGCGACGACGTGCATACAGGCTCACGCGATCGCCTGCTCGGCAGCGCGCCCAACGACGAACTGCTGCAGCAATACTCGATGCAGCTGCAGGTCCGCGCCGACACACCGCCGACCTTCCTGCTGCATGCCGCCGATGACGAGGTAGTACCGGTAGGCAACAGCCTCCTGTTCTACAACAGCCTGCGCAGTGCAAAGGTAAGCAGCGAAATGCACCTGTTCCCACACGGCGGCCACGGCTTCGGCACACGCGGCACAGTGGGCCTGACAACAGCGGCATGGCCACAACTGGCCCTGAGCTGGATGGCATCGCAACAGCCAATCCAGCCCAAACCCAGCCTTTAA
- a CDS encoding 2-keto-4-pentenoate hydratase, which produces MSNDQGSQPQAPAALDEIARTFVEARRDGRSLPDFPGAIPDDLVTAYQVQDLAIGRWDDSVVGWKVGYIAAERRDSSGDDRLLGPIFKRNLWNATGSIVEIPVFEAAGGFAAVEAEYVLELLADAPADKLDWTPEEAEALPAKLYIGVEVASSPLKTINILGPRVVVSDFGNNNGLVLGGEVPNWTRCDEPELRAQTEIDGIVVGTGGATTLPGGLRAAYAFALSRSAKRGRPLKKGELIATGNATGIHDIAVGQQALIRFAGYGDISCKAVPAG; this is translated from the coding sequence TTGAGCAACGACCAAGGCAGCCAGCCGCAGGCGCCAGCCGCGCTGGACGAGATTGCCCGCACTTTTGTGGAAGCACGCCGCGATGGCCGCTCGCTTCCGGATTTCCCCGGTGCGATTCCGGACGACCTGGTCACCGCCTATCAGGTGCAGGATCTGGCGATCGGCCGCTGGGATGACAGCGTGGTCGGCTGGAAGGTCGGCTATATCGCCGCCGAACGCCGCGACAGCTCCGGCGACGACCGCCTGCTCGGCCCGATTTTCAAACGCAATCTCTGGAATGCCACCGGTAGCATTGTGGAGATCCCGGTATTTGAGGCTGCTGGCGGCTTCGCCGCGGTGGAGGCCGAGTACGTGCTGGAACTGCTGGCCGATGCACCGGCCGACAAGCTCGACTGGACCCCGGAAGAAGCCGAAGCGCTGCCGGCCAAGCTCTACATCGGCGTGGAAGTGGCCAGCAGCCCGTTGAAGACCATCAATATCCTTGGTCCGCGCGTGGTGGTGTCCGACTTCGGCAACAACAACGGCCTGGTGCTGGGCGGCGAAGTGCCGAACTGGACCCGCTGCGATGAGCCGGAACTGCGTGCGCAGACCGAGATCGACGGCATCGTGGTCGGCACCGGTGGCGCCACCACCCTGCCCGGCGGCCTGCGCGCGGCCTATGCCTTTGCACTGTCGCGTTCGGCCAAGCGTGGTCGGCCCTTGAAGAAGGGCGAGCTGATCGCTACCGGCAATGCCACCGGCATCCACGACATCGCAGTGGGCCAACAGGCATTGATTCGCTTCGCCGGTTACGGCGACATTTCCTGCAAGGCCGTGCCAGCCGGGTAA
- a CDS encoding TRAP transporter substrate-binding protein, with protein MVTRRGFLKTGMGALAMPVLAACSGGGKGATAGSQLLTATDVHVADYPTVTAVKWIGEQLLRETGGRLGLNQFHSGQLGRESEAIDMARFGAIDITRVYSGALNNAFPLTRALCLPYVFDSVDHMRRALDGSIADAVLQGFESRELVGLAVYDSGARSFYNTKHPIITPKDLHGLKLRVASSDIFLQLMRLFGANPTPMSLGDTFSGMETHMIDGAENNMRSFHSSRHFEAAHYWSESQHSYAPDILLMSRRSLDALTPSDRRLLIDLARQSVQVMRTAWDASEDKAREAVLAAGVKSNAVDMPAFRAAAEPLLRDYLQQADIAALHRRIRDFA; from the coding sequence ATGGTTACTCGAAGAGGCTTTCTCAAAACCGGCATGGGGGCATTGGCCATGCCGGTACTCGCCGCCTGCTCTGGCGGCGGCAAGGGTGCGACCGCCGGCAGTCAGCTGCTGACCGCCACCGATGTGCACGTGGCGGACTATCCGACGGTCACCGCGGTGAAGTGGATCGGCGAACAGCTGCTGCGCGAAACCGGTGGCCGCCTGGGTTTGAACCAGTTCCACTCCGGCCAGCTCGGCCGTGAGTCCGAGGCGATCGACATGGCCCGCTTCGGTGCCATCGACATCACCCGCGTCTATTCCGGCGCGCTCAACAATGCGTTCCCGCTGACCCGCGCGCTGTGCCTGCCGTATGTCTTCGACTCGGTCGACCATATGCGCCGCGCGCTCGATGGCAGTATCGCCGATGCGGTGCTGCAGGGCTTTGAGAGCCGCGAACTGGTTGGCCTGGCGGTCTATGACTCCGGTGCGCGCAGCTTCTACAACACCAAGCACCCGATCATCACGCCCAAGGACCTGCACGGCTTGAAGCTGCGCGTGGCCAGCTCGGACATCTTCCTGCAGCTGATGCGCCTGTTCGGTGCCAATCCCACGCCGATGTCGCTGGGCGACACGTTCTCCGGCATGGAGACGCACATGATCGACGGCGCCGAGAACAACATGCGCAGCTTCCATTCCAGCCGTCATTTCGAGGCTGCGCATTACTGGTCGGAAAGCCAGCACTCGTACGCGCCGGACATCCTGCTGATGTCGCGCCGCAGCCTGGACGCGCTGACCCCGTCCGATCGTCGCCTGCTGATCGATCTGGCGCGGCAATCGGTGCAGGTGATGCGCACCGCCTGGGACGCATCCGAAGACAAGGCCCGCGAGGCGGTACTGGCTGCCGGTGTGAAGTCGAACGCGGTCGACATGCCGGCGTTCCGCGCCGCTGCCGAACCGCTGCTGCGTGACTACCTGCAGCAGGCCGATATCGCCGCGCTGCACCGTCGCATCCGCGACTTCGCCTGA
- a CDS encoding TRAP transporter small permease yields the protein MSDSNVQAAPAGLQRVLEKVADVVIYIAVAALLGLVVVQGWQVFARYVINDSPSWTEPVTLLLLSTTMSMGAAAGVYTNRHFGFFLLAEQMHPLVKRLIDALVPLIVGTIGGFLAWWGWVLWLDGLHIKTAGANLPQSVNYLPLSIGGALMAVFALNRLLLSLRVGAGTAVNAAEGDR from the coding sequence ATGTCTGATTCCAACGTACAAGCGGCCCCGGCAGGACTCCAGCGCGTGCTGGAGAAAGTTGCCGATGTGGTCATCTATATCGCCGTCGCCGCCCTGCTTGGGCTGGTGGTGGTGCAGGGCTGGCAGGTCTTCGCCCGCTATGTGATCAACGATTCACCGAGCTGGACCGAACCGGTCACGCTGTTGCTGCTGAGCACCACGATGAGCATGGGCGCTGCCGCCGGTGTGTATACCAATCGTCACTTTGGCTTCTTCCTGTTGGCCGAGCAGATGCACCCGCTGGTCAAGCGCCTGATCGATGCGCTGGTGCCGCTGATCGTCGGCACCATCGGCGGCTTCCTCGCCTGGTGGGGTTGGGTGTTGTGGCTGGACGGCCTGCATATCAAGACCGCCGGTGCCAACCTGCCGCAGAGCGTGAACTACCTGCCGCTGAGCATCGGTGGTGCGCTGATGGCGGTGTTCGCACTCAATCGCCTGCTGTTGTCGCTGCGCGTTGGCGCCGGCACTGCTGTCAACGCTGCCGAAGGGGACCGCTGA
- a CDS encoding TRAP transporter large permease yields the protein MGIAILFAVFGVLLLIGVPVAYALAAAALATLLYLDIPSIVLVQQISAGTGSASLIAIPLFIFAGEIMMRGGISERLISLASSLVGRMRGGLGQVSILSSLFFGGVSGSAIADVSAVGGTMIPQMVKRGYDRDFAVNVSITAALVALLVPPSHNLILFSAAAGGGLSIADLFAAGIVPALLMTVVLMITGYVVARRRGYGVEAFPGWRAVLLRLVAALPGLGLVGLIFFGIRAGIFTAVESAAIAVVYALLVTTVLYRQLRIKEFFETVIHAARSTGVILFVIATAAVFGWLLAYLQVPAAAVDFLQSFAHSKYMVLLMIVVMLLLLGTFMDLAPMILICTPIFLPVAKAYGIDPIHFGLVLVLTGGLGLVTPPVGSVLFIGTAIGKISVGESMKTIWPFWMAGLLVLLIVTFFPELSLWLPALLRS from the coding sequence ATGGGTATCGCAATTCTTTTCGCCGTATTCGGCGTGCTGTTGTTGATCGGCGTGCCGGTGGCCTATGCGCTTGCCGCTGCAGCGTTGGCCACCCTGCTGTATCTGGATATTCCCAGCATCGTGCTGGTGCAGCAGATATCCGCCGGCACCGGCTCGGCCTCGTTGATCGCCATTCCGCTTTTCATCTTTGCCGGTGAAATCATGATGCGCGGCGGTATTTCCGAGCGTCTTATTTCCCTTGCGTCGTCGCTGGTTGGCCGCATGCGCGGTGGCCTGGGCCAGGTCTCGATCCTGTCCTCGCTGTTCTTCGGCGGTGTGTCCGGTTCGGCTATTGCCGACGTGTCGGCGGTGGGCGGCACGATGATTCCGCAGATGGTCAAGCGTGGTTACGACCGTGATTTCGCGGTCAACGTCAGCATCACCGCCGCCTTGGTGGCGCTGCTGGTACCGCCCTCGCATAACCTGATCCTGTTCTCGGCTGCGGCCGGTGGTGGTCTGTCCATTGCCGACCTTTTCGCCGCAGGCATCGTGCCGGCCTTGTTGATGACGGTGGTATTGATGATCACCGGTTACGTGGTCGCGCGTCGTCGTGGTTACGGCGTGGAAGCCTTCCCGGGCTGGCGCGCGGTGCTGCTGCGGTTGGTTGCCGCCCTGCCCGGCCTCGGCCTGGTCGGCCTGATCTTCTTCGGTATCCGCGCCGGTATCTTCACCGCGGTGGAGTCGGCGGCAATCGCCGTGGTCTACGCCTTGCTGGTGACCACCGTGCTGTACCGCCAGCTGCGCATCAAGGAGTTCTTCGAGACCGTCATCCATGCGGCGCGCAGCACCGGTGTGATCCTGTTCGTGATCGCCACCGCTGCGGTGTTCGGCTGGTTGCTGGCCTACCTGCAGGTACCTGCGGCGGCGGTGGATTTCCTGCAGTCCTTCGCCCACAGCAAGTACATGGTGTTGTTGATGATCGTGGTGATGCTGCTGTTGCTGGGCACCTTCATGGACCTGGCGCCGATGATCCTGATCTGCACGCCGATCTTCCTGCCGGTGGCCAAGGCTTATGGCATCGATCCGATCCACTTCGGTCTGGTGCTGGTGCTGACCGGTGGCCTCGGCCTGGTCACGCCGCCGGTGGGCTCGGTGCTGTTCATCGGTACCGCCATCGGCAAGATCAGCGTCGGCGAAAGCATGAAGACCATCTGGCCGTTCTGGATGGCCGGCCTGCTGGTGCTGTTGATCGTGACCTTCTTCCCCGAACTGTCGCTGTGGCTGCCGGCCCTGCTGCGTAGCTGA
- a CDS encoding family 43 glycosylhydrolase produces MADLGNGSFLNPVLAGDHPDPSVLKDGDDYYLTLSSFDAYPGLPIWHSRDLVNWQPLGHAITTNVGAIWAPDIIKHKGRYFIYFPARTGDSRSNFVVWADDIKGPWSEPIDIGLSGYIDPGHAVGEDGKRYLFLSGGDYVQISDDGLSVVGKPRHVYDGWRYPESWDVESYAQEGPKISQRNGWYYMTTAVGGTAGPPTGHMVITARSRSIHGPWENAPNNPITRTVDRAEPWWSRGHATLIEGTDGRGWMMYHGYENGYWTLGRQMLLEPIEWTDDGWFVAKGGDLGAPLAKPSGEALPHGMALSDDFKGGKLGPQWSFFNPARDEYQRLSFDKDGMSLQGKGTTPRDSSPLTAIAGDVAYQFEVEMDIEPGAFGGALLYYSDRLYAGVGSNGEQFILHRYGEERPTRPQPSTTGGKLWLRVTNNRHILTVHTSKDGHSWQKYPVQMEVSGYHHNVAGKFLALKPAIYAAGNGKVHFRQFRYRALD; encoded by the coding sequence ATGGCCGATCTGGGCAATGGCAGCTTCCTCAACCCGGTGCTGGCCGGCGACCACCCGGATCCGTCGGTGCTCAAGGACGGTGATGATTACTACCTCACCCTGTCCTCCTTCGACGCCTATCCCGGCCTGCCGATCTGGCATTCGCGCGACCTGGTCAACTGGCAGCCGCTGGGCCATGCCATCACCACCAACGTCGGCGCGATCTGGGCGCCGGACATCATCAAGCACAAGGGCCGCTACTTCATCTACTTCCCGGCGCGCACCGGTGATTCGCGCAGCAATTTCGTGGTCTGGGCCGACGACATCAAGGGCCCGTGGAGCGAGCCGATCGACATCGGCCTGTCCGGTTACATCGACCCCGGCCACGCCGTGGGCGAGGACGGCAAGCGCTACCTGTTCCTGTCCGGTGGCGACTACGTGCAGATCAGCGATGACGGCCTGAGCGTGGTCGGCAAGCCCAGGCATGTCTATGACGGCTGGCGTTACCCGGAAAGCTGGGACGTCGAGTCGTACGCCCAGGAAGGCCCGAAGATCAGCCAGCGCAATGGCTGGTATTACATGACCACCGCAGTCGGCGGCACCGCCGGTCCGCCGACCGGGCACATGGTCATCACCGCACGCTCGCGCTCGATCCACGGGCCGTGGGAAAACGCACCCAACAACCCCATCACCCGCACCGTCGATCGCGCCGAGCCGTGGTGGTCGCGTGGCCATGCCACCCTGATCGAAGGCACCGATGGCCGCGGCTGGATGATGTACCACGGCTACGAGAACGGTTATTGGACGCTGGGCCGACAGATGCTGCTGGAACCGATCGAGTGGACCGATGATGGTTGGTTCGTCGCCAAAGGCGGCGATCTGGGCGCGCCGCTGGCCAAGCCCTCCGGCGAGGCGCTGCCGCATGGCATGGCGCTGTCCGATGACTTCAAGGGCGGCAAGCTCGGCCCGCAGTGGTCGTTCTTCAACCCGGCCCGTGACGAGTACCAGCGGCTGTCCTTCGACAAGGACGGCATGAGCCTGCAGGGCAAGGGCACCACCCCGCGTGACAGCTCACCGCTGACTGCCATTGCCGGCGACGTCGCCTATCAGTTCGAAGTGGAAATGGACATCGAGCCGGGTGCCTTCGGCGGCGCCCTGCTGTATTACAGCGACCGCCTGTATGCCGGCGTGGGCAGCAACGGCGAGCAGTTCATCCTGCACCGCTACGGCGAGGAGCGCCCTACCCGGCCCCAGCCCAGCACCACTGGCGGCAAGCTGTGGCTCAGGGTCACCAACAACCGCCACATCCTCACCGTCCACACCTCCAAGGACGGCCACAGCTGGCAGAAGTATCCTGTTCAGATGGAAGTCTCCGGCTACCATCACAATGTGGCGGGGAAATTCCTTGCACTGAAGCCGGCCATCTATGCCGCCGGCAACGGCAAGGTCCACTTCCGCCAGTTCCGCTACCGTGCTCTGGATTGA
- a CDS encoding LacI family DNA-binding transcriptional regulator — MNGFKDIALRKKADAATTPQSLGRPATINDIARLSGVSKKTVSRIINNSPLVRKDTRDKVEALMREVGYTPDPLARGLAFRRSFLIGMVYDNPTAQYVVDMQNGALDALRGSSFELVVHPCDTRSPGYIEGVKRFVQQQKLHGVILVPRASEDQALADMLDEIGCRFTRIASLPLDETSQMVITHDRDGAAEAADYLLSLGHRDIALITGPTAYRSAHERTAGFLEALERRGIELPPARIIEAGYTFESGVAAAEKLLLGKQRPTAIFTGNDEMAAGVYKVAMRAGISIPRELSIVGYDDSPLASRLWPSLTSVRRNTRDTGRTAAAMLIQPEGKTAMPMASVRPHLIVRDSCQPPQD, encoded by the coding sequence ATGAACGGTTTCAAGGACATCGCCTTGCGCAAGAAAGCCGACGCCGCCACCACGCCCCAGTCACTGGGGCGGCCCGCAACCATCAACGACATCGCGCGGCTGTCGGGTGTTTCCAAGAAGACGGTCTCGCGGATCATCAACAACTCACCGTTGGTGCGCAAAGACACCCGCGACAAGGTTGAAGCGCTGATGCGCGAGGTCGGCTACACGCCCGACCCGCTGGCCCGCGGGCTGGCGTTCCGGCGCTCGTTCCTGATCGGCATGGTCTACGACAACCCCACCGCGCAATACGTGGTGGACATGCAGAACGGTGCATTGGATGCGCTGCGCGGTTCCAGCTTCGAGCTGGTGGTGCACCCCTGCGATACCCGCAGCCCCGGCTACATCGAGGGCGTGAAGCGCTTCGTGCAGCAGCAGAAGCTGCACGGCGTGATCCTGGTGCCGCGCGCGTCCGAAGACCAGGCGCTGGCCGACATGCTGGACGAGATCGGCTGCCGCTTCACCCGCATCGCCTCGCTGCCGCTGGATGAAACCTCGCAGATGGTGATCACCCACGACCGTGACGGCGCCGCCGAAGCGGCCGATTACCTGCTGTCGCTGGGCCACCGCGACATCGCCCTGATCACCGGCCCCACCGCCTACCGCTCGGCCCATGAGCGCACCGCGGGCTTCCTTGAGGCCTTGGAGCGACGCGGCATCGAACTGCCGCCGGCGCGCATCATCGAGGCCGGTTACACCTTCGAATCCGGTGTGGCCGCGGCCGAGAAGCTGCTGCTGGGCAAGCAGCGCCCGACCGCCATCTTCACCGGTAACGATGAGATGGCTGCCGGCGTCTACAAGGTCGCCATGCGTGCCGGCATCAGCATTCCGCGCGAGTTGTCGATCGTCGGTTACGACGACAGCCCGCTGGCGTCGCGCCTGTGGCCATCGCTGACCTCGGTGCGCCGCAACACCCGTGACACCGGGAGAACAGCGGCTGCGATGCTGATCCAGCCGGAGGGCAAGACCGCCATGCCGATGGCCAGCGTGCGCCCGCATCTGATCGTGCGCGATTCCTGCCAGCCGCCGCAGGACTGA
- the kduD gene encoding 2-dehydro-3-deoxy-D-gluconate 5-dehydrogenase KduD, producing MTNPFSLEGKVALVTGANTGLGQGIALALAAAGADIAGAGIVPADETAEKVRALGRRFLNIEANLISIEPVERVVAETVAGLGRLDILVNNAGLIRRADAVDFSEKDWDDVMNVNIKSAFFMSQAAGKHFIAQGSGKIINIASMLSFQGGVRVPSYTASKSGIAGITRLLANEWAGKGVTINAIAPGYMATDNTAQLRADEDRNKAILDRIPAGRWGKPEDLGGTAVFLASSASDYVNGAIIPVDGGWLAR from the coding sequence ATGACGAATCCATTCAGTCTCGAAGGCAAGGTCGCCCTGGTAACCGGTGCCAATACCGGTCTGGGCCAGGGCATCGCGCTGGCGCTGGCCGCCGCCGGTGCCGACATTGCCGGCGCCGGCATCGTCCCGGCCGACGAGACCGCCGAGAAGGTGCGCGCGCTGGGCCGCCGTTTCCTCAACATCGAAGCCAACCTGATCAGCATCGAGCCGGTCGAGCGCGTGGTTGCCGAGACCGTTGCAGGCCTGGGCCGCCTGGATATCCTGGTCAACAACGCCGGCCTGATCCGTCGCGCCGACGCAGTGGATTTCAGCGAGAAGGATTGGGATGACGTGATGAACGTCAACATCAAGTCCGCGTTCTTCATGAGCCAGGCAGCCGGCAAGCATTTCATCGCCCAGGGCAGCGGCAAGATCATCAACATCGCCTCGATGCTGTCCTTCCAGGGCGGCGTGCGGGTGCCGTCGTATACCGCTTCCAAGAGCGGCATCGCCGGCATCACCCGCCTGCTGGCCAATGAGTGGGCAGGCAAGGGCGTGACCATCAATGCCATCGCCCCGGGTTACATGGCGACCGACAACACCGCGCAGCTGCGTGCTGACGAAGACCGCAACAAGGCGATCCTGGACCGCATCCCGGCCGGTCGCTGGGGCAAGCCGGAAGACCTGGGCGGTACGGCAGTGTTCCTGGCTTCGAGCGCGTCGGATTACGTCAACGGCGCGATCATTCCGGTGGATGGTGGTTGGTTGGCGCGCTGA
- a CDS encoding RpiB/LacA/LacB family sugar-phosphate isomerase, which translates to MKIALMQEFSQAAKNPVVLEQLNTVAAAQGHDVFNVGMDGDNDHRLTYIHLGICAALLLNAKAVDFVVAGCGTGQGAMMSLNAWPGVYCGYCIEPTDAFLFAQVNSGNALALPFAKGFGWGAEINIRYIFEKAFAGERGQGYPAERKESQMANAGILAQVKQGASKDFVEGLKSIDQELVKQAVGGERFQKAFFDNAQDENIVAYVKSVLGK; encoded by the coding sequence ATGAAAATCGCATTGATGCAGGAGTTCAGCCAGGCCGCCAAGAACCCGGTGGTGCTGGAGCAGCTCAACACCGTCGCCGCTGCACAGGGCCACGACGTGTTCAACGTTGGCATGGACGGTGACAATGATCACCGCCTGACCTACATCCACCTCGGCATCTGCGCCGCGCTGCTGCTCAACGCCAAGGCCGTGGATTTCGTGGTCGCCGGCTGCGGCACCGGGCAGGGCGCGATGATGTCGCTCAATGCATGGCCGGGCGTGTACTGCGGCTACTGCATCGAGCCGACCGATGCCTTCCTGTTCGCCCAGGTCAACAGCGGCAACGCGCTGGCACTGCCGTTCGCCAAGGGCTTCGGCTGGGGCGCGGAAATCAACATCCGCTACATCTTCGAGAAGGCATTTGCCGGTGAGCGTGGCCAGGGTTACCCGGCCGAGCGCAAGGAATCGCAGATGGCCAACGCCGGCATCCTGGCGCAGGTGAAGCAGGGCGCCTCCAAGGACTTCGTCGAAGGCCTGAAGTCCATCGACCAGGAACTGGTGAAGCAGGCCGTCGGCGGCGAGCGCTTCCAGAAGGCGTTCTTCGACAACGCGCAGGACGAGAACATCGTCGCCTACGTGAAGAGCGTGCTGGGCAAGTAA
- a CDS encoding GDSL-type esterase/lipase family protein: MKTSALILILLSAFSTSAQANEPTHRVFIAADSTAASYGPERAPQAGWGQVLQSWLDDSQWQVRNHAVGGRSTRSFINEGRLDAIEKELQPGDVLLIQFRHNDAKLEDATRYTDPDGDYQQFLSRYIAVARAKGATPILITPVARLLYDFGALLDTHGRYTLAMKQVAKAQDVQLIDLNASSMAWIRALGEQGAKSYFMFVPEQNKADGTHFSAAGATAVACLVMRGWVDIAPQLKPLLKRDIDCGAISATQGIVASTPSAAAPVVATPKQDRGDTHGSQVVREQDIGRQQPGPHGGAGPTTAYSFFADVNDLPFVMRKRVLHKGAGIGLHPQHKDEIYYIVSGRGLYVLDGKQYEVGPGHALLTRSGSSHALQQVGEEDLVVMLAYPATAPR, translated from the coding sequence ATGAAGACCTCAGCTCTTATCCTCATCCTCCTCAGCGCCTTCTCAACCAGCGCCCAAGCCAATGAGCCGACCCATCGCGTCTTCATAGCGGCAGACTCCACCGCCGCCAGCTACGGACCCGAACGCGCGCCACAAGCGGGCTGGGGTCAGGTGCTGCAGAGCTGGCTCGACGACAGCCAATGGCAGGTACGCAACCACGCCGTCGGCGGCCGCAGCACCCGCAGCTTCATCAACGAAGGGCGACTGGATGCAATCGAGAAAGAGCTGCAACCTGGCGACGTATTGCTGATCCAGTTCCGTCACAACGACGCCAAGTTGGAAGACGCAACGCGCTATACCGATCCAGACGGTGACTATCAACAGTTCCTCTCGCGCTACATCGCCGTTGCACGTGCGAAAGGCGCAACGCCAATCCTGATCACCCCCGTCGCACGCCTGCTCTACGATTTCGGTGCATTGCTCGACACCCACGGGCGCTACACGCTGGCGATGAAGCAGGTCGCCAAAGCGCAGGACGTGCAGCTGATCGATCTCAACGCCAGTTCAATGGCATGGATACGCGCGCTGGGCGAGCAGGGCGCCAAGTCCTATTTCATGTTCGTGCCCGAGCAGAACAAGGCCGACGGTACCCACTTCAGCGCAGCCGGCGCGACTGCGGTGGCCTGCCTGGTGATGCGCGGCTGGGTGGATATCGCGCCGCAACTGAAACCCTTGCTCAAGCGCGATATCGACTGTGGAGCCATCAGTGCAACGCAAGGCATTGTTGCTTCGACGCCAAGCGCGGCGGCCCCTGTTGTGGCAACGCCAAAGCAGGATCGAGGCGACACGCACGGTTCCCAGGTCGTCCGCGAACAGGACATCGGCCGCCAGCAGCCCGGCCCGCACGGCGGTGCAGGACCGACCACCGCTTACTCGTTCTTCGCCGACGTAAATGATCTGCCCTTCGTGATGCGCAAGCGCGTGCTGCACAAAGGCGCGGGCATCGGCCTGCATCCGCAGCACAAGGACGAGATCTATTACATCGTCAGCGGACGCGGCCTTTACGTGCTGGACGGCAAGCAATACGAGGTCGGCCCCGGCCACGCCTTGCTTACCCGCAGCGGCAGCAGCCACGCACTGCAGCAGGTCGGTGAGGAAGACCTGGTGGTGATGCTGGCATACCCGGCTACGGCTCCGCGTTGA